DNA from Salinispora arenicola:
CGGGCAGGTGAGTCGCCTGGGTGAGTTGCTTGATCCGCTCGCGGACCGCTTCTACATTCTGGCCACGCTGGTCGCGTTCACCGTCCGCGAGGTGGTGCCTTGGCAGTTCACGGTGGCGCTACTCGCCCGTGAGCTGCTGCTGCTGGGATCCCTCGGTGCGCTGCGCCGGCACGGATACGGGCCACCGCCGGTGCACTTCGTTGGCAAGACGGCGACGTTCCTGCTGCTGACTGCCTTCCCGATCCTGTTGCTGGCGACGGCGGTGCCCGCCACGGCGACCAGCGCGATCGGGTGGAGCCTGGCGTGGTGGGGCCTGACGTTGTACTGGGTCGCCGGCGCGATGTACGTGGTGCAGGCCGGGCGGCTGGTCCGGGCAGCGGTGGCGCGATGACCGATTCGCGGACCCGGCCGGAGAACCGGGAGTCACCCGAGAACCGGGAGCCGAACGCGCGGACGTACGCTCCGGACTTTCTCACCGAACTGTTTCGCAATCCGCTGGATCCGGGGTACGCCGCCGCGGCGGCCCGTCGGCGGGTGGTCCCTGAGGTGGGGTGGCGGCGCCGCTCGGTCCGGACCGTGAGCCTCGTCGTCCTCGTGGTACTCGGGTTTCTGCTCGCGGTGGCGTACCGCCAGACGGTGGCGGCGGAACCGGGGCGCCACCAGGCTCGGCAGGGTCTGGTGGCGCAGATCAAGCAGCGGGAGAGCGA
Protein-coding regions in this window:
- a CDS encoding CDP-alcohol phosphatidyltransferase family protein, yielding MSHRPARAGTPRASGHLTDQVFTLPNLISFARLLGVPLFLYLLLVARADVAAIVVLAIGGTTDWVDGWVARRLGQVSRLGELLDPLADRFYILATLVAFTVREVVPWQFTVALLARELLLLGSLGALRRHGYGPPPVHFVGKTATFLLLTAFPILLLATAVPATATSAIGWSLAWWGLTLYWVAGAMYVVQAGRLVRAAVAR